The following is a genomic window from Chanos chanos chromosome 1, fChaCha1.1, whole genome shotgun sequence.
GGTCCCAAAGGTCAAACTGGTGCTCCAGGAGTGGGAATGCCAGGTAAGCCAGGTGATAATGGTGCTCCAGGTATGCCTGGACCTATGGGCCCTAAAGGTCATCAGGGAGCAGCTGGAGCTCCTGGTGCCCCTGGTGTACCAGGTTATGGAAAGCCAGGAGTACCTGGACagaaaggtgagagaggtgTAGTGGGTAGCCCAGGCACAACAGGTCAGAAAGGTGAACCAGGTCCAATGGGTGCTACTGGACATACAGGTGCCACAGGTCCCATGGGCCCTCCTGGTCCTCAGGGTGCAAGAGGTTTCCAGGGAGATAGTGGACTGCCAGGTGCTAAAGGTGACACAGGACCAATGGGACCTGCTGGACCAAGGGGATTAAAGGGTGAAAGGGGGGCACAAGGATTTGAGGGTAAGCAGGGTTACACTGGGGCAACAGGCCCAGCTGGTGCTCCAGGACCTGCTGGACCTCAAGGTACAAAAGGAGCTCCTGGTCACACAGGGGCACCAGGTGCTCCAGGAGCACCTGGACCTGCTGGACCTAAAGGTGTTTCAGGACATCCTGGAGCAGCAGGTGCAAGAGGAGATACAGGTGCCCCAGGCCCAAGAGGACCTGTAGGTCCAGCAGGCCCTGCAGGTGCGCCAGGCCTCAAGGGTCACCCAGGGCTTCCTGGGTCACCTGGCCCTGCAGGTTTGACTGCTAAGGGAATCCCTGGTCCTCAGGGTCCACCTGGACTTCCTGGAGAAAATGGTAAAGATGGTCAGGCAGGACCCCCTGGCCCTCCTGGTCCACCTGGCCCTCCTGGTGAGGTCATTTTTGAGAAGAGCATGAAAGCAGGTGAAATTGTGGTACCTACTCTCATCAAGACCCCCATGTCTGCTTTCACAGTTGCAACAGTAACACCTTACCCTCCATCCGGTACTCCTATTAAATTTGATCAGGTTGTATATAATGCAGAGCAGCATTATGACCCTGAAACTGGTATCTTTACCTGCCAGGTTCCTGGAATCTACTACTTTTCTTACAGTATGCATGTGAATGGAGCTAACGCTCTGGTAGCACTGTACAAAAACAGTGATCCTGTCATGTTCACCTATGATGAATATAACAAGGGCTTCTTGGACCAGATGTCTGGCAGTGCTGTCCTTCAGCTTAATGAGCAGGACACTGTTTATGTCCAGATCCCTGATGATGAGGCAAATGGTGTCTTTGCAGCAGATAATGTCCATTGCTCTTTCAGTGGTTTCCTGATCGCTTCTACGTGATAACAGTGATCAAACAGTGATCAAACAGTGATGCAACTTCAAAAACAGTGAGTTATTTCTCAAGCAACAAAAATTCTGTTCAATCAAATCAGAGACAGGTTGTTTTTGATCTTGAGAAATAAAAGTATCTCAACTTGAAAGTGGGAGCAGACGAGAAGGAACTAATTTATGTAACAAGTTATCAGGAATGGGCAGGCAGTTCAAAATATTTCCAGTAATTTTTTGTGAGTGGACACAGCATGTGAAGTTTCATGATTATGTGTGTACTGatgatttctgttgttgtttttcttttttactgatTACAAAGGgtgctttctgttgttttttaaacttattatTGATTACCTTGTAACCTTACTAATTACGCAAAGAAGACAATCCTGTTCCTGACATTCTTGTATCTGACTTGAATATTGTGAAATGGTCAAAATGATCATCAAGAAACAGATGATGCAACAACCCACAGATATAAATGTTTCCCAACGATGTGGTTATTCATAAGGACCAAATGTGTAATGTTCAACATAATgactaaaaataataataaaaaaactcTTATGGAAcatctgtctgctgttttgttattctgGTTGTTATAATATGggttttgactttgtttgctAAATGTTCAAATGGGAAAAGTAACAAAAAGacaagggtgggggggggggtatatctAGAAGACAAAAGTAACAAATAAGATAAAAGTAACAAATAAGGTGCTATGAAAGTTATTTCACTGAAGATTAAACACATCTTTAGCTTTATCATATTTTTAATACCAGATTTTCCTGGTCAGCAATAATCTGTTGGTCGTTATTTACCACTGTTTAAGTTAATTAAATTCACATCTTTTGAtatttcttgtttgtctttACATAGGTACAAATATGTGATTATTTGCTTAAACAAATCGTGGGAGACCTTGTGAAAGTCAGAGAAATTTAAAAGATAGGTTTTGGACTGTTTTAGTGGCAACTTTGCAGATAGCTTTTTGATTCAGAGAGGTGAATGCTGTATATAGGAAGGGGAGTGGTAGGGAGTATCCTTTGGTGGGTATGTTAAGTCATCCTTAAAGAGACACTGGTTTGGTGGGCACACAAGTCAAACAGGAGCCACAGGGTGGAGATAATCAGGAGCTGGTAGCCACAAGCCACACACTGCTAGAAACTGCCAACATATGAGAAGGTtatgagtgaatgaaaataCTGGAGGTGGGAGCAGCTAGAGGGCAAACCTGTTCAAATCTCTTGGCTTTAGACTGAGGATATACCTCTATATGAGAGAAGTATTAAAGCCAGCTTAAGGGGAGCCACAAGCACCATGCATCGATCCAGAAAGGATCCTGTGCATAAACTAAGAACAAGAATATTGGGTGAAAACACACCCTTCTTGTGGTTGCTAGATTAGTGGTGAAGTTAATCTGG
Proteins encoded in this region:
- the col10a1a gene encoding collagen, type X, alpha 1a gives rise to the protein MELRLVSIPLLLLALTAVHGERYVVKKVMKAPQYQPYSVKSHVVSVAGEPGAPGEPGPAGPPGPPGPPGKSAVGLPGPHGPPGPPGPAGLTVPGKPGSPGGPGKPGSPGAPGPKGETGATGPQGPRGMPGPTGSPGPAGFSAPGKPGPHGLPGPMGPRGEPGIKGHPGIPGLPGSKGDRGIGIQGPAGDRGPTGPMGPPGAPGEPGVGKPGKPGFPGEPGKSGSPGRDGAPGPMGVPGPKGQTGAPGVGMPGKPGDNGAPGMPGPMGPKGHQGAAGAPGAPGVPGYGKPGVPGQKGERGVVGSPGTTGQKGEPGPMGATGHTGATGPMGPPGPQGARGFQGDSGLPGAKGDTGPMGPAGPRGLKGERGAQGFEGKQGYTGATGPAGAPGPAGPQGTKGAPGHTGAPGAPGAPGPAGPKGVSGHPGAAGARGDTGAPGPRGPVGPAGPAGAPGLKGHPGLPGSPGPAGLTAKGIPGPQGPPGLPGENGKDGQAGPPGPPGPPGPPGEVIFEKSMKAGEIVVPTLIKTPMSAFTVATVTPYPPSGTPIKFDQVVYNAEQHYDPETGIFTCQVPGIYYFSYSMHVNGANALVALYKNSDPVMFTYDEYNKGFLDQMSGSAVLQLNEQDTVYVQIPDDEANGVFAADNVHCSFSGFLIAST